The following is a genomic window from Candidatus Polarisedimenticolaceae bacterium.
ACGGCGACAAGACCGTCTCCCCCGCGGCGCTTTCGCGCGCGCAGATCGTCACCCTTCTGGCGGAGCTTGCGTCCGGGCAGGAGGGAGGCGCGCTCAAGGCCGGACAGCCGGCGCGCTTCGTCTACACCCTCGCCGATGGACGGGCATTCGCGATCGACGCCGGGGCCGGCGCCGCCGGTTTTCAGGCGCGCATCATCCCGCAAGCTCCGGCGAAGGCCGCGACGCCGGCACCGCCGGCTCCGGCGCCGGCCACGGGTCACTCGCCGATGAAGCCGATCGATCTGGGAAAGGTCCGCGCCGGCGCGCCCGCGATCGAGGCGTACCTGGCCTACATGGTCGAAAACGGCGCGAGCGACCTGCACCTGTCGGCCTGCGAGACGCCGATGCTGCGGCTGCACGGCGAGATGATCAGAATCCCCGGCGCCAAGGAATGCTCGACCGAGGAAGCGGCACGCCTCCTCTTCCAGCTCATGCCCCAGCGCTACAAGGAAGAGTTCGAGGCCGGCTCCGACACCGATTTCGCCCATGAGATCCCGGGGCTCGCGCGCTTCCGGTGCAACGTGTTCGCCGACCGAAAAGGGCCGGGCGGCGTGTTTCGCATCATTCCCAGCAAGATTCCCACCGCCGAAGACCTCGGCCTCTCGAAGGCGATGCTCGATCTCTGTTATCTCAGCAAGGGGCTGGTGCTCGTCACGGGGCCGACCGGCTCCGGCAAGTCGACCACGCTCGCAGCGATGATCGACCACATCAACCGGAACCGGACCGACCACATCATCACGATCGAGGACCCGATCGAGTTCGTCCATCCCAATCTCAAATGCCTCATCAATCAGCGGGAGATCGGGGTGCACACGCAGGGGTTCAAGCGC
Proteins encoded in this region:
- a CDS encoding type IV pilus twitching motility protein PilT → MAQLDTMLRALTDRGARELVFKEGAQPAFRYADGDKTVSPAALSRAQIVTLLAELASGQEGGALKAGQPARFVYTLADGRAFAIDAGAGAAGFQARIIPQAPAKAATPAPPAPAPATGHSPMKPIDLGKVRAGAPAIEAYLAYMVENGASDLHLSACETPMLRLHGEMIRIPGAKECSTEEAARLLFQLMPQRYKEEFEAGSDTDFAHEIPGLARFRCNVFADRKGPGGVFRIIPSKIPTAEDLGLSKAMLDLCYLSKGLVLVTGPTGSGKSTTLAAMIDHINRNRTDHIITIEDPIEFVHPNLKCLINQREIGVHTQGFKRALRAALREDPDIVLVGEMRDLETIAIAIETAETGHLVFGTLHTSTAPSTVDRVIDQFPADRQAQIRVMLSESLKGVISQTLLKKKGGGRVAAHEVLIGVPAISNLIREGKTFQIPSIMQTSRKIGMMMLNDSLVDLVRRDVVTPDEAYLKAVDKQGLIGQLKNANLGLPSTGSSATS